One genomic region from Dehalococcoidia bacterium encodes:
- a CDS encoding PPOX class F420-dependent oxidoreductase codes for MTTADSTRAQLEAFLAQPRNVMVAAIRRDGRPQMTPNWFLWDGSRFYISTTKTRHKYKNFRRDPRVQLAFDDPTGFQCIVCDGTVEIWEDHQRGLPFFRRITLKHRGAAPDDQTILERLAREQRVLLVITPDKPIARWTHWGF; via the coding sequence ATGACGACCGCCGATTCGACCCGGGCCCAGCTCGAAGCGTTCCTGGCGCAGCCGCGCAACGTGATGGTCGCGGCGATCCGGCGCGACGGCCGGCCTCAGATGACTCCCAACTGGTTTCTCTGGGACGGCAGCCGCTTCTACATCTCGACCACGAAGACGCGCCACAAATACAAGAACTTCCGCAGGGACCCGCGCGTCCAGCTCGCCTTCGACGATCCCACGGGCTTTCAGTGCATCGTCTGTGACGGCACGGTCGAAATCTGGGAGGATCACCAGCGCGGCCTGCCCTTCTTCCGCCGGATCACGCTCAAGCACCGCGGCGCGGCGCCGGACGACCAGACGATCCTTGAACGCCTGGCGCGCGAGCAGCGCGTGCTGCTGGTGATCACCCCGGACAAGCCGATCGCGCGGTGGACGCACTGGGGCTTCTGA
- a CDS encoding DUF402 domain-containing protein, with protein MAVPRTYRVESRSFDRQISWHWDAEFVGRAPSLLIVHSAAGDPVVSGERQYPWPADTLQFYWSDRWYNIRAALRDGTPYFYSCNVAMPAAFNENEVSYVDLDLELAVTDGLSARLEGEDDFRRNAAAMSYPPDVVQRAQDAVQELRSLVQAGRPPFRDHESLLRLAR; from the coding sequence ATGGCGGTTCCGCGAACCTACCGGGTGGAGTCGCGCAGCTTCGACAGGCAGATCAGCTGGCACTGGGACGCCGAGTTCGTGGGGCGGGCGCCGAGTCTGCTGATCGTGCACTCGGCCGCCGGCGATCCGGTCGTCTCCGGCGAGCGCCAGTATCCCTGGCCGGCCGACACGCTGCAGTTCTATTGGAGCGACCGCTGGTACAACATCCGCGCCGCCCTGCGCGACGGCACGCCCTACTTCTACTCCTGCAACGTGGCGATGCCTGCCGCCTTCAACGAGAACGAGGTCAGCTACGTCGACCTGGATCTCGAGCTGGCCGTCACCGATGGCCTCAGCGCTCGCCTTGAAGGCGAAGACGACTTCCGCCGCAACGCCGCCGCCATGAGCTATCCGCCCGATGTCGTGCAGCGGGCGCAGGACGCGGTGCAGGAGCTGCGCAGCCTGGTGCAAGCCGGCCGGCCGCCGTTTCGCGACCACGAGAGCCTGCTGCGGCTGGCGCGCTGA
- a CDS encoding M23 family metallopeptidase has translation MAFALVPLRGRAHLGSPHAAAAYIPPRPPLFAPGPADSAAGAVRVAGEIQYLRAPLVLDGVNQAHTTGLPVQANSIAGSANRPAGGQPAANAAPASAMATATAAAEAGPTATATPPPTPSIGFAGDTPHRPNVPDDGGSGGAEASPTPAAGGPQNGQPAAATPPAPTPTPDNSLRQYATNDPNRPLYYDHVVQPGDTVSTIAARYGVSTSTVLWNNPLITDRDALFVGQTIRVPTTDGVLYNVHLDDTLSDIADTYKVKPSDVIALAANGVPSGGAIREGQTILLVGGEPPPPPPPPPPPPTPSPAPTPQPTAQPPATAAAPAAPAAPPPAPAAPPAPQVSSSGWAWPAIGPITSYFGPSHPLGIDIGQGTGGQPIHAAKAGTVTFAGGDPCCSYGYYVDIDHGGGWSSRYGHCRSWPVVSVGQHVAQGQTICYAGSTGYSTGPHLHFEIHLNGQVLNPLNFLP, from the coding sequence GTGGCCTTCGCCCTGGTGCCGCTGCGCGGCCGCGCGCACCTCGGCTCGCCGCACGCCGCCGCCGCCTACATTCCACCGCGGCCGCCGCTGTTCGCGCCCGGCCCCGCGGACAGTGCCGCCGGCGCCGTCCGCGTTGCCGGCGAGATCCAGTATCTGCGGGCGCCGCTGGTGCTGGACGGCGTGAACCAGGCGCACACCACCGGGCTGCCCGTGCAGGCGAACAGCATCGCCGGCAGCGCGAACCGGCCGGCCGGCGGCCAACCCGCGGCCAACGCCGCTCCGGCAAGCGCCATGGCGACGGCCACCGCAGCAGCGGAAGCCGGCCCAACCGCGACGGCCACTCCGCCGCCGACGCCGTCGATCGGCTTCGCCGGCGATACACCGCACCGGCCCAACGTGCCTGACGACGGCGGCAGCGGCGGTGCCGAGGCGAGCCCGACACCTGCGGCCGGCGGCCCGCAGAACGGCCAACCGGCCGCGGCGACGCCGCCGGCGCCGACACCCACGCCGGACAACAGCCTGCGCCAGTACGCGACGAACGATCCCAACCGGCCGCTCTACTACGACCACGTGGTGCAGCCGGGTGACACCGTCTCGACGATCGCCGCGCGCTACGGCGTCTCCACCAGCACGGTGCTGTGGAACAACCCGCTGATCACCGACCGCGACGCGCTGTTCGTGGGGCAAACGATCCGGGTGCCCACCACAGACGGCGTGCTCTACAACGTGCATCTCGACGACACGCTCTCCGATATTGCAGACACCTACAAGGTGAAGCCGAGCGACGTGATCGCGCTGGCGGCGAACGGTGTGCCCAGCGGCGGCGCCATCCGCGAGGGGCAGACGATCCTGCTGGTCGGCGGCGAGCCGCCTCCACCACCGCCCCCGCCCCCGCCGCCCCCGACCCCCTCGCCAGCGCCGACTCCGCAGCCAACGGCGCAACCGCCGGCAACGGCGGCGGCTCCGGCTGCACCAGCCGCGCCACCGCCCGCGCCGGCCGCACCGCCAGCGCCGCAGGTCTCGAGCAGCGGCTGGGCCTGGCCGGCGATCGGGCCGATTACCAGCTACTTCGGCCCCAGCCATCCGCTGGGCATCGACATCGGCCAGGGCACGGGCGGCCAGCCGATCCACGCCGCCAAGGCCGGCACCGTCACCTTCGCCGGCGGCGACCCATGCTGCAGCTACGGCTACTACGTGGACATCGACCACGGCGGCGGCTGGAGCTCGCGCTACGGCCACTGCCGCAGCTGGCCGGTCGTCTCCGTCGGCCAGCACGTGGCACAGGGGCAGACGATCTGCTACGCGG
- a CDS encoding polysaccharide deacetylase family protein, which translates to MWVADGGSGAPSPASARVDVSGRAPNELGRVLILEYHRIWNPDGPWQRSTAGFRRDLERLYAAGFRSVSLHDVLANRIDLPLGASPVVFTFDDSYVSQLWFTADGTPAADSAVGIMQRFAADHPDFGLHGVFYVTWNTLFGGPGAQRTDRLRFLVDHGFELGNHTLSHADLSRGTPASVQRELGQEQAFVRQALGGYDMQTMALPYGNWPRDRTLAQAGTDGTAAYRFQAILQVGSEPAPAPASAAFNPLILPRVQAGEQLLSYWLTWFDQHPDDRYVSDGDPACVAYPARLSARLRADAAQRWTLKPY; encoded by the coding sequence GTGTGGGTCGCGGACGGCGGCAGCGGCGCGCCATCCCCGGCCTCGGCACGCGTTGATGTCAGCGGCCGCGCGCCGAACGAACTGGGGCGCGTGCTGATCCTGGAGTACCACCGCATCTGGAACCCGGACGGACCCTGGCAGCGCTCGACCGCGGGGTTCCGGCGCGACCTCGAGCGGCTGTACGCGGCGGGCTTCCGTTCCGTCTCACTGCACGACGTCCTCGCCAACCGTATCGATCTGCCGCTGGGCGCCTCGCCCGTGGTCTTCACCTTCGACGACAGTTACGTGAGCCAGCTCTGGTTCACGGCGGACGGCACGCCGGCCGCCGACAGCGCCGTGGGCATCATGCAGCGCTTCGCCGCAGATCACCCCGACTTCGGCCTGCACGGCGTCTTCTACGTCACCTGGAACACGCTGTTCGGCGGCCCCGGAGCGCAGCGCACGGACCGGCTGCGCTTTCTTGTCGATCATGGCTTCGAGCTGGGGAACCATACGCTCAGCCATGCCGATCTCAGCCGCGGCACTCCGGCCAGCGTACAGCGCGAGCTGGGCCAGGAGCAGGCCTTCGTGCGGCAGGCGCTGGGCGGCTACGACATGCAAACCATGGCGTTGCCCTACGGCAACTGGCCGCGCGACCGCACTCTGGCGCAGGCGGGCACAGACGGCACGGCGGCATATCGCTTTCAGGCGATCCTGCAGGTTGGCTCCGAGCCCGCGCCGGCGCCCGCCAGCGCTGCCTTCAATCCCCTGATCTTGCCGCGCGTGCAGGCGGGCGAACAGTTGCTTAGCTACTGGCTCACCTGGTTCGATCAGCACCCCGACGACCGCTACGTCAGCGACGGCGACCCGGCCTGCGTCGCCTATCCCGCGCGGCTTAGCGCTCGCCTGCGCGCCGACGCGGCGCAGCGCTGGACGCTGAAACCGTATTGA